The Streptomyces kanamyceticus genome window below encodes:
- a CDS encoding carbohydrate ABC transporter permease yields MKPKRSSNRLSRRTTHRLAADAGLLAVAAAFVLPLAWVVLSSFDPKADLKVRVPSSLTLDNYDKVLTPEITFTPLLNSLLLCGGGTLLTVVCAALAAYPLSRYKSRLNRPFMLTILFATSLPITAIMVPVYALFVQVDLIDTMQGTIFFFAASQLPFAIWLMKNFMDGVPKELEEAAWTDGASSFQSLLRIVLPLMGPGVAVVTVFSFVMMWGNFFVPFMLLLTPEQMPASVSINDFFGNKGTVVYGQLAAFSIIYSTPVILLYVLVSRRLGGGFALGGAVKG; encoded by the coding sequence GTGAAGCCGAAGCGGAGCAGCAACAGACTCTCCCGCCGCACCACCCACCGCCTGGCGGCCGACGCGGGCCTGCTCGCCGTGGCCGCCGCGTTCGTACTCCCGCTGGCCTGGGTGGTCCTGTCCTCCTTCGACCCGAAGGCGGACCTCAAGGTACGCGTCCCCAGCAGCCTCACCCTGGACAACTACGACAAGGTCCTGACCCCCGAGATCACCTTCACCCCGCTCCTCAACAGCCTGCTGCTGTGCGGCGGCGGCACCCTGCTCACGGTGGTCTGCGCGGCACTGGCCGCCTACCCGCTCTCGCGCTACAAGTCGCGCCTGAACCGCCCCTTCATGCTGACGATCCTGTTCGCGACGAGCCTGCCGATCACCGCGATCATGGTCCCGGTGTACGCGCTGTTCGTGCAGGTCGACCTGATCGACACGATGCAGGGCACGATCTTCTTCTTCGCCGCCTCCCAACTCCCGTTCGCCATCTGGCTGATGAAGAACTTCATGGACGGCGTGCCCAAGGAGCTGGAGGAGGCGGCGTGGACGGACGGCGCGTCGTCGTTCCAGTCCCTGCTCCGGATCGTGCTGCCCCTCATGGGCCCGGGCGTGGCGGTGGTGACCGTCTTCTCGTTCGTCATGATGTGGGGCAACTTCTTCGTCCCCTTCATGCTCCTGCTCACCCCGGAACAGATGCCCGCGTCGGTCAGCATCAACGACTTCTTCGGAAACAAGGGCACCGTGGTCTACGGCCAGCTGGCCGCGTTCTCGATCATCTACTCGACCCCGGTGATCCTCTTGTACGTCCTGGTCTCCCGCCGCCTGGGCGGCGGCTTCGCACTGGGCGGAGCGGTAAAAGGCTGA
- a CDS encoding acetate kinase → MTATRVLVLNSGSSSVKYQLLDMRDSSRLAVGLVERIGEETSRLKHTPLTGGGATSREREEPIADHEAALKAVAEELATDGLGLDSPELAAIGHRVVHGGLKFTEPTVITDEVLAEIQRLVPVAPLHNPANITGIRTAQVLRPDLPQVAVFDTAFHTTMPESAARYAMDVKTADEHRVRRYGFHGTSHAYVSREMAKLLDKAPEDVNVIVLHLGNGASASAVRGGQCVDTSMGLTPLEGLVMGTRSGDMDPAVIFHLARVGGMSIDEIDVLLNKKSGLIGLCGDNDMREIRRRIDEGDKEAALAFDIYVHRLKKYIGAYYAVLGRVDAIAFTAGVGENAAPVREAAVAGLEELGLAVDGELNSVRSDEARLISPEYARVAVAVVPTDEELEIATQTFALVRDRNA, encoded by the coding sequence GTGACCGCCACTCGCGTACTCGTCCTCAACTCCGGCTCCTCGTCGGTGAAGTACCAGCTGCTCGACATGCGCGACAGCTCACGCCTGGCCGTCGGCCTGGTCGAGCGGATCGGCGAGGAGACCTCACGGCTCAAGCACACCCCGCTGACCGGCGGTGGCGCCACGTCTCGCGAGCGCGAGGAGCCGATCGCCGACCACGAGGCGGCGCTGAAGGCCGTCGCCGAGGAGCTGGCCACCGACGGCCTCGGCCTCGACTCCCCCGAGCTGGCCGCGATCGGCCACCGGGTGGTGCACGGCGGCCTGAAGTTCACCGAGCCGACCGTGATCACCGACGAGGTGCTCGCCGAGATCCAGCGCCTGGTGCCGGTGGCCCCGCTGCACAACCCGGCCAACATCACCGGCATCCGCACCGCCCAGGTGCTCCGTCCCGACCTCCCCCAGGTCGCCGTCTTCGACACCGCGTTCCACACGACGATGCCGGAGTCCGCGGCGCGTTACGCGATGGACGTGAAGACGGCCGACGAGCACCGCGTGCGGCGCTACGGCTTCCACGGCACCTCGCACGCGTACGTCTCGCGCGAGATGGCGAAGCTGCTCGACAAGGCCCCCGAAGACGTCAACGTGATCGTCCTGCACCTGGGCAACGGCGCCTCCGCGTCGGCCGTGCGGGGCGGGCAGTGCGTCGACACCTCGATGGGGCTCACGCCGCTTGAGGGGCTCGTGATGGGTACCCGTTCCGGCGACATGGACCCGGCGGTCATCTTCCATCTGGCCCGGGTCGGCGGAATGTCCATCGACGAGATCGACGTCCTGCTCAACAAGAAGAGCGGTCTGATCGGGCTCTGCGGCGACAACGACATGCGGGAGATCAGGCGCCGTATCGACGAGGGCGACAAGGAGGCCGCGCTCGCCTTCGACATCTATGTACACCGCCTGAAGAAATACATCGGCGCCTATTACGCCGTGCTCGGCCGGGTCGACGCCATCGCGTTCACGGCGGGCGTCGGCGAGAACGCCGCGCCGGTGCGCGAGGCGGCGGTGGCGGGCCTGGAGGAGCTGGGGCTCGCGGTCGACGGCGAACTCAATTCCGTACGTTCCGACGAAGCACGGCTCATTTCGCCGGAGTACGCGCGCGTGGCCGTCGCCGTGGTGCCGACCGACGAAGAACTGGAGATCGCGACGCAGACTTTCGCCTTGGTCCGCGACCGCAACGCCTGA
- a CDS encoding helix-turn-helix domain-containing protein — MPVQPSQPPHQPTPPFNFPAARRLREALGMAPGHVAYGMRASYGLAHITPDTIMAWERGLASPTSAELTALAATLWCSPGELMGAARTLREHRLARGLAPEDVARAAGVEIQSYLLMEETGTWRGNERQSAALARVLDLALADFVHVTGRAEPLAELLRSAVTTRWQGYVRPVTKLLPLERRQVEGVLRQMHEDYQSRMARTLSWGGGAGSDASGEAGRDFLDRILEHFWPLVGGGRD, encoded by the coding sequence GTGCCCGTGCAACCGAGCCAACCGCCGCACCAGCCCACGCCGCCCTTCAACTTCCCCGCCGCCCGCCGGCTGCGCGAGGCCCTCGGCATGGCGCCGGGTCACGTCGCGTACGGCATGCGCGCGAGCTACGGGCTCGCCCACATCACGCCCGACACGATTATGGCGTGGGAACGCGGGCTCGCCTCGCCCACCTCCGCCGAGCTGACCGCCCTGGCCGCGACGCTGTGGTGCTCGCCCGGTGAACTCATGGGCGCGGCGCGGACGTTGCGCGAGCACCGGCTGGCGCGCGGCCTCGCGCCCGAGGACGTCGCGCGCGCGGCGGGCGTGGAGATCCAGTCGTACCTGCTCATGGAGGAGACCGGCACCTGGCGCGGGAACGAGCGGCAGTCCGCGGCGCTCGCCCGGGTCCTCGATCTCGCGCTGGCCGACTTCGTGCACGTGACCGGCCGCGCCGAGCCGCTCGCCGAGCTGCTGCGCAGCGCCGTCACCACCCGCTGGCAGGGGTACGTACGACCGGTCACCAAGCTGCTGCCTCTGGAACGGCGGCAGGTCGAGGGCGTGCTGCGGCAGATGCACGAGGACTACCAGTCACGGATGGCGCGGACCCTGAGCTGGGGCGGCGGGGCGGGTTCCGACGCCTCCGGGGAGGCGGGCCGTGACTTCCTGGACCGAATCCTCGAACATTTCTGGCCTTTGGTCGGGGGCGGCCGGGACTAA
- the pta gene encoding phosphate acetyltransferase — protein sequence MTRSVYVTGIDRGDGRQVVELGVMELLTRRVDRVGVFRPLVHDGPDRLFDLLRSRYRLSQDASTVYGMDYHEASALQAEQGTDELVSQLVDRFHRVARDYEVVLVLGTDFAATQLPDELALNARLANEFGASVLPVVGGKNQTAESVRAETRNAYRAYDSLGCDVLAMITNRVAPADRDEIHERLEARLPVPCYVLPDEPALSAPTVAQITHALGGRVLLGDDAGLARDALDFVFGGAMLPNFLNALTPGCLVVTPGDRADLVVGSLAAHSAGTPPIAGVLLTLNEQPGQEILTLADRLAPGTPVVAVSGGSFPTAAELFALEGKLNAATPRKAETALGLFERHIDTADLLNRVSAPSSDRVTPMMFEHKLLEQARSDKRRVVLPEGTEERVLRAADVLLRRGVCDLTLLGPVEQIRKKAADLGVDLADSELIDPGTSELRERFATKYAELRAHKGVSVELAYDVVADVNYFGTLMVQEGLADGMVSGSVHSTAATIRPAFEIIKTKPEASIVSSVFFMCLADKVLVYGDCAVNPDPNAEQLADIAVQAAATAEQFGVEPRIAMLSYSTGTSGSGADVDKVRAATELVRATRSDLKIEGPIQYDAAVEPSVAATKLPESDVAGQASVLIFPDLNTGNNTYKAVQRSAGAIAVGPVLQGLRKPVNDLSRGALVQDIVNTVAITAIQAQAQTPTPSA from the coding sequence GTGACGCGCAGCGTGTACGTGACCGGGATCGACCGCGGCGACGGCCGCCAGGTGGTCGAGCTGGGAGTGATGGAACTCCTGACCCGCCGGGTCGACCGGGTCGGCGTCTTCCGCCCGCTCGTCCACGACGGGCCCGACCGCCTCTTCGACCTGCTGCGGTCCCGCTACCGCCTCTCGCAGGACGCCTCGACGGTGTACGGCATGGACTACCACGAGGCGTCCGCGCTCCAGGCCGAGCAGGGCACCGACGAGCTGGTCTCGCAGCTCGTGGACCGCTTCCACCGGGTGGCGCGCGACTACGAGGTCGTCCTGGTGCTCGGCACCGACTTCGCCGCCACCCAGCTCCCCGACGAGCTGGCGCTCAACGCCCGCCTCGCGAACGAGTTCGGCGCCTCCGTGCTCCCCGTCGTCGGCGGCAAGAACCAGACCGCCGAGTCGGTGCGCGCCGAGACCCGCAACGCCTACCGGGCGTACGACAGCCTGGGCTGCGACGTACTCGCGATGATCACCAACCGGGTGGCGCCCGCCGACCGCGACGAGATACACGAGCGGCTCGAAGCCAGACTGCCCGTGCCCTGCTACGTGCTGCCCGACGAGCCCGCGCTCTCCGCGCCCACGGTCGCGCAGATCACCCACGCCCTCGGAGGCCGGGTGCTCCTGGGCGACGACGCGGGGCTCGCGCGCGACGCCCTGGACTTCGTCTTCGGCGGCGCCATGCTGCCGAACTTCCTGAACGCCCTGACCCCCGGCTGCCTGGTGGTCACCCCCGGCGACCGCGCCGACCTGGTGGTGGGCTCGCTCGCCGCGCACAGCGCGGGCACGCCGCCCATTGCGGGCGTCCTGCTGACCCTGAACGAACAGCCGGGCCAGGAGATCCTCACCCTCGCCGACCGACTCGCCCCCGGGACCCCGGTGGTCGCCGTCTCCGGCGGCTCCTTCCCGACGGCCGCCGAGCTCTTCGCGCTCGAAGGCAAGCTGAACGCGGCGACGCCCCGCAAGGCGGAGACCGCGCTCGGTCTGTTCGAGCGGCACATCGACACCGCCGACCTGCTCAACCGCGTCTCGGCGCCCAGCAGCGACCGCGTCACGCCGATGATGTTCGAGCACAAGCTGCTTGAGCAGGCCCGCTCCGACAAGCGCCGCGTCGTCCTTCCCGAGGGCACCGAGGAGCGCGTCCTGCGCGCCGCGGACGTCCTGCTCCGCCGCGGAGTCTGCGACCTGACCCTGCTCGGCCCGGTCGAGCAGATCCGCAAGAAGGCCGCGGACCTCGGCGTGGACCTCGCCGACTCCGAGCTCATCGACCCGGGCACCTCCGAGCTGCGGGAGCGTTTCGCCACCAAGTACGCCGAGCTGCGCGCCCACAAGGGCGTCAGCGTCGAGCTCGCGTACGACGTGGTGGCCGATGTGAACTACTTCGGCACGCTGATGGTCCAGGAGGGCCTCGCCGACGGCATGGTCTCCGGCTCGGTGCACTCCACGGCCGCCACCATCCGGCCCGCCTTCGAGATCATCAAGACCAAGCCGGAGGCGAGCATCGTCTCCTCGGTCTTCTTCATGTGCCTGGCCGACAAGGTCCTCGTGTACGGCGACTGCGCGGTGAACCCGGACCCGAACGCGGAGCAGCTCGCGGACATCGCCGTCCAGGCGGCCGCCACCGCCGAGCAGTTCGGCGTGGAGCCGCGGATCGCGATGCTCTCGTACTCGACGGGCACGTCGGGCTCCGGCGCCGACGTCGACAAGGTCCGCGCGGCCACCGAGCTGGTGCGGGCGACCCGCTCCGACCTGAAGATCGAGGGCCCGATCCAGTACGACGCGGCCGTGGAGCCCTCCGTCGCCGCGACCAAGCTGCCGGAGTCCGACGTCGCGGGCCAGGCCAGCGTGCTGATCTTCCCGGACCTCAACACCGGCAACAACACCTATAAGGCCGTGCAGCGCTCGGCGGGCGCGATCGCCGTCGGCCCGGTCCTCCAGGGTCTGCGCAAGCCGGTCAACGACCTGTCCCGCGGCGCGCTCGTCCAGGACATCGTCAACACCGTCGCCATCACGGCGATCCAGGCCCAGGCCCAGACGCCCACGCCCTCCGCCTGA
- a CDS encoding response regulator: MTIRVLVVEDDPVAADAHVLYVNRVPGFESTEKPAHSAAEARRVLDRAPIDLILLDLHLPDGHGLQLARSLRAAGHPTDVIAVTSARDLAVVREGVSLGVVQYVLKPFTFATLRDRLTRYAEFRTAAADGEATGQDEVDRALATLRAPGPAALPKGLSGPTLERVVRTLRAAPDGLTAAAAARSAGLSRITARRYLEHLVETGHAARSPQYGQVGRPELVYRRLPAPE; encoded by the coding sequence GTGACCATCCGCGTACTCGTAGTCGAGGACGACCCCGTCGCGGCCGACGCCCACGTCCTCTACGTGAACCGCGTCCCCGGCTTCGAGTCCACCGAGAAGCCCGCGCACTCCGCCGCCGAGGCGCGCCGCGTCCTGGACCGCGCCCCCATCGACCTGATCCTCCTCGACCTGCACCTGCCCGACGGGCACGGCCTCCAGCTGGCCCGCTCCCTGCGCGCCGCGGGCCACCCGACAGATGTCATCGCGGTGACGTCGGCCCGTGACCTGGCGGTGGTCCGCGAGGGCGTCTCGCTCGGCGTGGTGCAGTACGTCCTCAAGCCCTTCACCTTCGCCACCCTGCGCGACCGCCTGACCCGCTACGCGGAGTTCCGCACGGCCGCCGCCGACGGCGAGGCCACCGGCCAGGACGAGGTGGACCGCGCGCTCGCCACGCTGCGCGCACCGGGCCCCGCCGCCCTCCCCAAGGGCCTCAGCGGCCCCACCCTGGAACGCGTCGTACGCACCCTGCGCGCGGCCCCCGACGGCCTGACCGCCGCCGCGGCCGCCCGGTCGGCGGGCCTGTCCCGGATCACCGCGCGGCGCTATCTGGAACACCTGGTGGAGACGGGACACGCGGCGCGCAGCCCCCAGTACGGCCAAGTGGGCCGCCCGGAACTGGTCTACCGCAGACTCCCCGCCCCGGAGTGA
- a CDS encoding extracellular solute-binding protein, translated as MPVRPTTTPLLLAAATLLAAGTLTACGSGSGDDPDTVKVSFKQSTDNQIRVMDTYLADVKKQFEKANPGKKVKLVPIKAPDSEYYTKLQQMLRSPKTAPDLVYEDTFLINSDITSGYLKPLDSYLDKWQDWDQFIDTSKSAAKAADGKTYGVPDGTDTRGLWYSNAIFKKAGLPANWQPKTWDEVLDAARTIKKKVPDVTPLNVYTGKPAGEAASMQGFEMLAYGTGKNPLYDPKSKKWVTGSKGFKDSLSFVETVYKEKLGPDVSDALDPNFATRVRGELLPEDKLGINLDGSWLPQDWGKGAGHEWPEWSKKLSLAPMPTQHGQAPGKVSMSGGWTWAIPSKADNPDLAFKFIETMQTKANAQKWYIANSGISVRKDVAADPAYVKAQPGIKFFTDLVATTNYRPAYPAYPKVSTAIQEAMESVTTGDASVDKAASSYDEEVSSATDGAVTQK; from the coding sequence GTGCCCGTGCGCCCTACCACCACCCCGCTGCTCCTCGCCGCCGCCACCCTGCTCGCCGCAGGCACCCTCACCGCGTGCGGCTCGGGCTCCGGCGACGACCCGGACACCGTGAAGGTCTCCTTCAAACAGTCCACGGACAACCAGATCAGGGTCATGGACACCTATCTGGCGGACGTCAAGAAGCAGTTCGAGAAGGCGAACCCCGGCAAGAAGGTCAAGCTGGTGCCCATCAAGGCGCCGGACTCGGAGTACTACACCAAGCTCCAGCAGATGCTCCGCTCCCCCAAGACCGCTCCCGACCTGGTCTACGAGGACACGTTCCTCATCAACTCGGACATCACCAGCGGGTACTTGAAGCCGCTCGACTCCTACCTGGACAAGTGGCAGGACTGGGATCAGTTCATCGACACGTCCAAGTCGGCGGCGAAGGCGGCCGACGGCAAGACGTACGGCGTCCCCGACGGCACCGACACCAGGGGCCTCTGGTACAGCAACGCCATCTTCAAGAAGGCGGGCCTACCGGCCAATTGGCAGCCGAAGACCTGGGACGAGGTCCTGGACGCGGCCCGCACCATCAAGAAGAAGGTCCCAGACGTCACCCCCCTGAACGTCTACACGGGCAAGCCCGCGGGTGAGGCGGCCTCGATGCAGGGCTTCGAGATGCTGGCGTACGGCACGGGCAAGAACCCCCTGTACGACCCGAAGTCCAAGAAATGGGTCACCGGCAGCAAGGGCTTCAAGGACTCCCTGAGCTTCGTGGAGACGGTCTACAAGGAGAAGCTCGGCCCGGACGTCTCGGACGCGCTCGACCCCAACTTCGCGACCCGCGTACGCGGTGAACTCCTGCCCGAGGACAAGCTGGGCATCAACCTGGACGGCTCCTGGCTCCCCCAGGACTGGGGCAAGGGCGCGGGCCACGAATGGCCCGAGTGGTCGAAGAAGCTGAGCCTCGCCCCCATGCCGACGCAGCACGGCCAGGCGCCCGGCAAGGTGAGCATGTCCGGCGGCTGGACCTGGGCGATCCCCTCCAAGGCGGACAACCCCGATCTCGCCTTCAAGTTCATCGAGACGATGCAGACGAAGGCGAACGCGCAGAAGTGGTACATCGCCAACTCCGGCATCTCCGTCCGCAAGGACGTAGCGGCCGACCCCGCCTACGTGAAGGCCCAGCCCGGCATCAAGTTCTTCACGGACCTGGTGGCCACGACGAACTACCGCCCGGCGTACCCGGCGTACCCCAAGGTCTCCACGGCGATCCAGGAGGCGATGGAGTCGGTGACGACGGGCGACGCGTCGGTCGACAAGGCGGCGTCCTCGTACGACGAAGAGGTGTCCTCGGCGACGGACGGCGCAGTAACCCAGAAGTAG
- a CDS encoding 6-phosphofructokinase produces the protein MRIGILTAGGDCPGLNAVIRSVVHRAVTHYGDEVIGFEDGYAGLLDGRYRPLDLNAVSGILARGGTILGSSRLERDRFRAACENAPALAKEIGFDVLIPIGGEGTLTAAKMLSDAGLPVVGVPKTIDNDISSTDRTFGFDTAVGVATEAMDRLKTTAESHQRVMVVEVMGRHAGWIALESGMAGGAHGICLPERPFDPADLVALVEERFSRGKKFAVICVAEGAHPQDGTMNYGKGAIDQFGHERFQGIGTALAYELESRLGKEAKPVILGHVQRGGTPTAYDRVLATRFGWHAVEAAHREEYGRMTALRGTDITMVPLAEAVTELKTVPKDRMDEAESVF, from the coding sequence ATGCGTATCGGAATTCTCACCGCGGGCGGCGACTGCCCGGGCCTCAACGCAGTGATCCGGTCGGTCGTGCACCGCGCCGTCACGCACTACGGCGACGAGGTCATCGGCTTCGAGGACGGCTACGCGGGCCTGCTCGACGGGCGCTACCGCCCCCTCGACCTGAACGCGGTCAGCGGCATCCTGGCCCGCGGCGGCACGATCCTCGGCTCGTCCCGCCTGGAGCGCGACCGGTTCCGCGCCGCCTGCGAGAACGCCCCCGCGCTCGCCAAGGAGATCGGCTTCGACGTGCTGATCCCGATCGGCGGCGAGGGCACCCTGACGGCCGCCAAGATGCTGTCGGACGCGGGCCTGCCCGTCGTCGGCGTCCCGAAGACCATCGACAACGACATCTCCTCCACGGACCGCACCTTCGGCTTCGACACGGCCGTCGGCGTGGCGACCGAGGCCATGGACCGCCTCAAGACCACCGCCGAATCGCACCAGCGCGTGATGGTCGTCGAGGTCATGGGCCGCCACGCGGGCTGGATCGCCCTGGAGTCCGGCATGGCGGGCGGCGCCCACGGCATCTGCCTGCCCGAGCGGCCCTTCGACCCCGCCGACCTGGTCGCGCTGGTCGAGGAGCGGTTCTCGCGCGGCAAGAAGTTCGCGGTGATCTGCGTCGCCGAGGGCGCGCACCCGCAGGACGGCACGATGAACTACGGCAAGGGCGCGATCGACCAGTTCGGCCACGAGCGCTTCCAGGGCATCGGCACGGCCCTCGCGTACGAACTGGAGTCCCGCCTCGGCAAGGAGGCCAAGCCGGTCATCCTCGGCCACGTCCAGCGCGGCGGCACCCCCACGGCCTACGACCGCGTCCTCGCGACCCGCTTCGGCTGGCACGCGGTGGAGGCGGCGCACCGCGAGGAGTACGGCAGGATGACGGCGCTGCGCGGCACGGACATCACGATGGTGCCGCTCGCGGAGGCGGTCACGGAGCTGAAGACCGTGCCGAAGGACCGGATGGACGAGGCGGAGTCGGTCTTCTAG
- a CDS encoding carbohydrate ABC transporter permease produces MTTAPHTHRAHRTRRALLRALPVSPATILLLLFLAGPIGYCAYIAFTDLQLTGQAESSFVGFANFREAFGDERFLNAVWLTLVFTVLSSLIGQNTLGLALASFMQRASKPVRTFTGAIVVTAWVLPEVVAGFLLYAFFRREGTLNAVLDFLHLPSQNWMFTLPILAVSFANVWRGTAFSMLVYSAALNEIPKEITEAAEMDGASGWRRMWHITLPMIRRSIGTNLMLNTLQTLSVFGLIWVMTRGGPGNRSQTLPLFMYEQAFQKSMIGYGTAVALLLLLVGSLFSLVYMRLLRTEV; encoded by the coding sequence GTGACCACCGCACCCCACACGCACCGCGCACACCGCACCCGCCGAGCCCTACTCCGAGCCCTCCCCGTCTCCCCCGCCACCATCCTCCTGCTCCTCTTCCTCGCAGGACCCATCGGCTACTGCGCCTACATCGCCTTCACCGACCTCCAACTCACCGGCCAGGCCGAATCCAGCTTCGTGGGCTTCGCGAACTTCCGCGAAGCCTTCGGCGACGAACGCTTCCTCAACGCCGTCTGGCTGACCCTCGTCTTCACCGTCCTCTCCTCCCTGATCGGCCAGAACACCCTGGGCCTCGCCCTCGCCTCCTTCATGCAGCGCGCGTCGAAGCCGGTCCGCACCTTCACCGGCGCGATCGTCGTCACCGCCTGGGTCCTCCCGGAGGTGGTCGCGGGCTTCCTCCTCTACGCCTTCTTCCGCCGCGAGGGCACCCTCAACGCCGTCCTCGACTTCCTCCATCTCCCCTCCCAGAACTGGATGTTCACGCTCCCGATCCTGGCGGTCTCGTTCGCGAACGTCTGGCGCGGAACGGCCTTCTCGATGCTGGTCTACTCCGCCGCGCTCAACGAGATCCCCAAAGAGATCACGGAGGCCGCCGAGATGGACGGCGCGAGCGGCTGGCGCCGCATGTGGCACATCACGCTGCCGATGATCCGCCGCTCCATCGGCACGAACCTCATGCTCAACACCCTGCAGACGCTCTCCGTCTTCGGCCTGATCTGGGTGATGACCCGCGGCGGCCCGGGCAACCGCAGCCAGACGCTCCCCCTGTTCATGTACGAACAGGCCTTCCAGAAAAGCATGATCGGCTACGGCACGGCGGTGGCCCTGCTGCTCCTCCTGGTCGGCTCGCTGTTCTCCCTGGTCTACATGCGCCTGCTGCGCACGGAGGTCTGA
- a CDS encoding sensor histidine kinase, whose product MPRTRPRRPRRLPRSLAGQLFAMQIVLVTVVVAGCALFTYVSDKHQAEEGARRQATAAARAVADSPSVREAIAGDDPTRELQPYASRVQRHTGVDFVTIMDPRGIRWTHPDKHRIGERFLGHRAEALRGRTFSETYTGTLGASVRVVTPIRAGDDADGPIVGLVSAGITIQEITAKARGQLLALLGVAAAALVLGGIGTYVINARLRRSTHGMNAAELSRMHDYHEAALHAVREGLLMLDGQRRIALINDGGRELLGVTGDTVGRNVADLGLPAPLTGALLAAEPRVDEVHLTADRVVVVNTSPVTGGERRGTVVTLRDHTELQALTGELDSERGFTRALRSQAHEAANRLHTVVSLIELDRAEEAVDFATAELELAQALTDQVVAAVSEPVLAALLLGKAAQANEHGVELVVSPDSSIDDGMLPASLPPRDLVTVLGNLIDNAVDAAQGSPAARVTVTARADTAGLLLRVADTGPGVDPAQREAVLERGWSTKAATGRGLGLALVHQTVTRNGGTLTIEESPDGGAQFEVTLVHTTGGSR is encoded by the coding sequence ATGCCCCGCACCCGTCCACGCCGCCCGCGCCGCCTGCCGCGCAGCCTGGCGGGCCAGCTCTTCGCGATGCAGATCGTGCTGGTCACGGTGGTGGTCGCCGGGTGCGCGCTCTTCACGTACGTGAGCGACAAGCACCAGGCGGAGGAAGGCGCGCGGCGCCAGGCGACCGCGGCGGCCCGGGCGGTCGCGGACTCGCCCTCCGTGCGCGAGGCGATCGCGGGCGACGACCCGACGCGAGAGCTCCAGCCGTACGCGAGCCGGGTGCAGCGGCACACGGGCGTCGACTTCGTGACGATCATGGACCCGCGCGGCATCCGCTGGACCCACCCCGACAAGCACCGCATCGGCGAGCGCTTCCTCGGCCACCGGGCCGAGGCGCTGCGCGGCAGGACCTTCTCCGAGACGTACACAGGGACCCTCGGCGCCTCCGTACGCGTGGTCACGCCGATCCGGGCGGGCGACGACGCGGACGGGCCGATCGTCGGCCTGGTCAGCGCGGGGATCACCATCCAGGAGATCACCGCGAAGGCGCGCGGCCAGCTGCTCGCGCTGCTCGGCGTCGCGGCCGCCGCACTCGTCCTCGGCGGCATCGGGACGTACGTCATCAACGCCCGCCTGCGCCGCAGCACCCACGGCATGAACGCCGCCGAACTCAGCCGCATGCACGACTACCACGAGGCGGCCCTGCACGCGGTGCGCGAGGGACTGCTCATGCTCGACGGACAGCGCCGCATCGCGCTGATCAACGACGGCGGCCGCGAGCTGCTCGGCGTCACCGGCGACACCGTGGGCCGCAACGTCGCGGACCTCGGCCTGCCCGCCCCGCTCACCGGCGCGCTCCTGGCCGCCGAGCCGCGCGTCGACGAGGTGCATCTGACCGCCGACCGCGTGGTCGTCGTCAACACCTCACCGGTGACCGGCGGGGAACGGCGCGGCACGGTCGTGACGCTGCGCGACCACACCGAGCTCCAGGCGCTCACCGGCGAGCTGGACTCCGAGCGCGGCTTCACCCGCGCCCTGCGCTCGCAGGCCCACGAGGCCGCCAACCGGCTGCACACCGTGGTCTCCCTCATCGAACTCGACCGCGCCGAGGAGGCCGTCGACTTCGCCACCGCGGAACTGGAACTGGCGCAGGCCCTGACCGACCAGGTGGTCGCGGCGGTCAGCGAACCCGTCCTCGCGGCCCTCCTCCTCGGCAAGGCCGCACAGGCCAACGAACACGGCGTCGAACTCGTCGTCTCCCCCGACAGCAGCATCGACGACGGCATGCTCCCGGCCTCCCTGCCGCCCCGCGACCTCGTCACGGTCCTCGGCAACCTCATCGACAACGCGGTCGACGCGGCCCAGGGCTCCCCCGCGGCCCGGGTCACCGTGACGGCCCGCGCGGACACGGCGGGCCTGCTCCTGCGCGTCGCGGACACCGGCCCCGGAGTCGACCCGGCCCAGCGCGAAGCGGTCCTCGAACGGGGCTGGTCGACCAAGGCGGCCACCGGCAGGGGCCTCGGCCTGGCCCTGGTCCACCAGACGGTGACGCGCAACGGCGGCACCCTGACGATCGAGGAATCCCCGGACGGCGGCGCCCAGTTCGAGGTCACCCTCGTCCACACCACGGGAGGCAGCAGGTGA